The Macadamia integrifolia cultivar HAES 741 chromosome 4, SCU_Mint_v3, whole genome shotgun sequence genome contains the following window.
TTTCCGACCTCTGTACCTATTTAAGGTAACATTAGCTACCACTTCTCTCTCATTAGATtacttttctttatttcttcataCCCATCTTTATTCATCGTTGTTCTGCAACATGATGAAGCAACTACGCACACTCATCTTCTCTAGGATTACTGGGTTGCTCCTCCTATTTTTGATCTTGAATTTAAGATCCACCATGTCCCAAGAAGTTGGTAAATGATGAGAAACTAAACCCAGTTACCTTGTTTGCATATATTATATTTGTTTTAATGTTTCACTGAAATGGGTTTGCACATAATGTATGATCTTTCTAACTATGATGATTCATTTGGTGCAGAGGATGAGAGAGAATTTGATTATATGGAAGGGAGTAGTAAAGGACCAGAGCACTGGGGAGAAATTCATGAAGAATGGAAAGCTTGTAATAATGGAAATATGCAATCTCCCATCGACTTGTTGCATCAAAGGGTGGAAGTGGTGTCGGAATTGGGGAAGCTCAAAAGAGATTACAAGACTGCCAATGCAACTCTCATGAATAGGGGCCACGATATAATGGTTAGCAAATCAAATTACCTCTCTCTAACagctttggatttttgaatttcaaagaaatcaatCTCTGAAAGTTACAAGGCCATGAGGAactgattgtataaattatataatttggAAACAGAAAATATTAAGTTTTATCTGATCACTGGATGTGGATTAATTTGCTGTATTGATGCTTTTTTATGAACTTAAATTTGATTGATTTATCCCAAGTGTGGGAGCCAGAGCACAGAAATGAGGTAGGTTTTAGGTAAAATCTAACtgtcttttctcttcttttatgtTTCATGGACACAGCTTGAATGGGAAGGTGATGCTGGGTCAATTGACATCAATGGTACTGATTATAAGCTCCGGCAGTGCCACTGGCACTCTCCTTCCGAGCACACCATTAATGGCACGAGGTGTTTTAACTTCTCCACTTctctcttacattttttttttcttctttttggtgtGCAAAGATCCCCAACCCCCGAGAGAGGGGGAATGGGAAATTTATTCATACTATTGAATGGAGCATCACACATCTCTAAAATCAATGAATCGGAATTTGGCCAAACTGTATACACGTTACAAATAGAGCACTCCTAGCTAGGGAGTCGACCAAATTGTTGAAATTGCATGTTGTATAATTAACACAACCATCAAAGTTCAAGTGTCTCAATTTGGTGAAAACTTTCTTCAGGTTTGCCGCAGAGCTGCATATGGTTCATGAAAGCTCAAATCTCAGGTTCGCGGTGATTGGAGTCCTTTACAAGATTGGGCGACCTGATCCCTTTCTCTCTGAGGTATGCAAACAACTCCCAAGCCCTCAATAAaatcacctctctctctttctagatTTATATGGATGTGTTGTGTTTTGGGCAGTTGGAGGAAGAAATAAATGTTCTAGCTGATACCCAAAACGAGATTACGATTGGGATGGTTAATCCAAAGCACATAAAGTTGGGTGGAAGGAAGTATTACAGATATGTGGGTTCTCTCACTACTCCTCCTTGCACAGAAGGTGTCAATTGGACTATTATTAAAAGGGTACgtactcttcttccttcttattttaattaaacaaATTACAGTAAGAAGGTGCAAGAAGAAAGGATTATAAGAGGGTCAAACCTCTGGAGATAGGATCCGCTGCTTGTACGATCACCGGGTCGTACGAGTCAGCATCCAACACCTGTCTTTCCTTCtaccattacaaggataaaaatGGGTATatttagaaataaaaaggaTAGATGTTGGACGTTGACTTGTACGAACAAGTGATCGTACAAGCAGCAGATCCATTTTCAAACCTCTGGCCCAATTCCCAAATAGTCAAAAAAAGCTATTAAAATAATTCCATTCAAAAActcagaaacaacaaaaaagaacAAACCCAACAACTCCAACGACttcctctctctatcttttCCACTTCAAGATAGTTACAGATATTAGATAATGGCATTTCCTTAGACTTACAAGTCTGAACTGGATTCACAGGTAAGGACCATTTCTGCAGCGCAAGTGAAGCTATTACGGAGGGCGGTTCATGACGTAAGTAATTAAGTTTTAAAATCATTGGGTTGATTACCATATGCATGTAGTGTTGCTTACGTGATAAACTGGTGATGATTTCCTTGCAGTCTGCAGAATCGAATGCTAGACCATTACAACCACTGAATGATCGAGTGATTGAGCTCTATGAACCCAAGACTTCTCCAGAAAATCAGAAATCACCAAAGCATGAATGACTTGATTCTTTTGATCTCTTCTGAATTGCCATGTATTCTATAATGGAGTTTGGAGAGCTCAATGCAGTAGGAGTCTTCATTCATTTTACAGACAATAAAAGGGAAGCTTTCCCTGTTTTTTTAATATGATTGTCgggcacttcttcttcttctatggaaATAGCATTTATATAGGGAGTTAGAACATTAATGGAGTGAAAATATTGGGGAGTTCTGTttacgatctctctctctcttagaacATTAATGGAGTGAAAATATTGGGGAGTTCTGtttatcatctctctctctctctcaagttatTATTTCATTTGTTGGAGGTTTAAAGTGGAACAATTGAACAGAAGATACTCATAGAGAGTAATGAGCATTGTTCAATCGACACTTTCTTTTTTATCtcattgaatgagaatcattcgaCTTCTACGGAAACAgtaaagaacactaaacaccccatatGAGTGACTCCAAAGAGATAATAGGAGTCGAATTCAAAgccacacgcttcctgaggtgaatgtcccttgccaacttgacTACCCCTTGGGGCTATTGCTCAATCGACATTTTTTTGTTCTCTAAGAAATCATTTGtattagaaggaaaaaagaataacaagaaTGTACAAACACACTACCACATTTGGAATTTAAGGGAAActactccacctttggcattgccatcaacataATAGAGACCACACTAGAACCCAAAACTCAAAAAAGAAACATACTACATTTTAAATCGATATCTAGGCCGAGATTGGCTATCTAATTCCTGCTCCATAGCAACCAATGCAGGCCAAGACTGAACTGGAGTAGAGACCTCAAAATTTTCAGCTTACTTAGCCAAGAAATCAGTGACTGGGTTTGCTTCATGAAggcaatgagtgattttccaggtCAACGAATGCAAGTATGGGGTCAAACTCATCCACCTCTAAAGACCAATCTAGGAAATTTTCCAATTAGAGATGAGTAGCACCACAACCACCGATTCGCTCTCAATCCATAAGTGTGTGATTCTCAACTCTTTTGCAATCTCCAGACAAAAAATAACTGCCAATATCTCAGCTTCAAAGTTTGTTTGGACACCCAAAAAACATCTGAAAGTCTGTAATACTTCAGCCTTTTCATTCCGAAAAACTCCACCCACCCCTGCTTTTCCTAGATTTCCCAGAGAGCAGCCATCTGAATTTAGCTTAACCCATCCCATCGGGGGAGGACACCAGAAGACTTATATTACCTCCTTTGGCCTATAATGCATCCTGGAAATCCCCAAACGCCTAGCACAGATTAACGAAccaaaagaaagggggggaaCCTGTGGATGCCACCGCCTGTAAGCTGATTTCACTCTTTACCATAGCAAAATAGTGCCTAGCAGATTTAGACACCCCCTCAAAACGCCTTGCATTCCTTTCCTGCCGTAAAATATAAGGCACAAGAGTGAATCCACTTACCCACACATTTTTAAAGTGTAGGTTCCTTGCTGATTGTTTCCACCATGCAATAAAGTTGTCCATATCCACAAAGGGAGACCATTGAACATCAAATCCATCACAAAAAGGCCCTCCACAAGCTCCGCGCAAACTCACATTTATAAAGAATATGGGAAACTGACTCTTTCTCTTTACCACACAAACTGCACTGAGCTACAAGCTGAACACCACGTCTGCGAACATTATCATCAATTGgaaatttattttgaattaaatGCCAGGCAAAAACAGATTGCCTTGGCTGGATAGAAGAATTCCAAATAAAAGCATACCAACTAACTTTTTGATGTTTCTCCTGAACTTCTTCCCATGCAGATTTAATAGAAAAAACCCCAGAAGAGGTCAACCGCCAGAGGCACGAATCCTTAACATTCTGGATGAGAATTCTCTATGCTTTCCCCAATTGTCACCAAGCAAAACCGATTCAACCAAGGGAAAATCCCAAGAGGATTGATTAATAAAGTCAGTCACTTTTACCTTGGGTCTAGAGATGAGACTATGATCCAGATTTGACTGCTCAATCGACACTTGATAGAGAAAACAATAGTGGAATAGATATCTTAAtttctagggttcacaaaccctaACTTGATCACCAAAGAGGGAGATGGAAGATAGAGAAGAAGATGTGTGGCAAGAGAGGTTGTTTGCCAAATTCCAGGAGAGAAGTTAAGAGGATATGGTATTGGCCTCAATCAATTGGATTCAGATTGGCCCCAAATAGGTTGGTATCAGCCGGACTCAGGAATTAGAATTGGAAAAAAGAAGCATAGATTTCTCAAAATCtatgaattttcttttagaaattttTATGTAATAAACATGAGAGCCATTAAGTTTcactaaaagaagaaaataataggaaaaaccTATTAAAAAAGATTGTAAAAAATCAGCTGGAATTAGGATCGAGCTCTGttgattccaattcaaatcgAGTGATTCACCTGATCTGATTCCAATTTCTATTCAAATTCTAAGCATGTATGGGAATGTGAGTTGTGAAAAATATCTAGCTAGGACTAGCTAGATGGCAAATTAATTGAAAGAATTTTGGTGATCTACTTGACTACATCACAATAATGTGAGATCACATATCGCATTCATGTGCAGTTGAAGTTAGAACATAGAACTTAGAACTTGGAA
Protein-coding sequences here:
- the LOC122076025 gene encoding alpha carbonic anhydrase 7-like isoform X1, which gives rise to MMKQLRTLIFSRITGLLLLFLILNLRSTMSQEVEDEREFDYMEGSSKGPEHWGEIHEEWKACNNGNMQSPIDLLHQRVEVVSELGKLKRDYKTANATLMNRGHDIMLEWEGDAGSIDINGTDYKLRQCHWHSPSEHTINGTRFAAELHMVHESSNLRFAVIGVLYKIGRPDPFLSELEEEINVLADTQNEITIGMVNPKHIKLGGRKYYRYVGSLTTPPCTEGVNWTIIKRVRTISAAQVKLLRRAVHDSAESNARPLQPLNDRVIELYEPKTSPENQKSPKHE
- the LOC122076025 gene encoding alpha carbonic anhydrase 7-like isoform X2: MSQEVEDEREFDYMEGSSKGPEHWGEIHEEWKACNNGNMQSPIDLLHQRVEVVSELGKLKRDYKTANATLMNRGHDIMLEWEGDAGSIDINGTDYKLRQCHWHSPSEHTINGTRFAAELHMVHESSNLRFAVIGVLYKIGRPDPFLSELEEEINVLADTQNEITIGMVNPKHIKLGGRKYYRYVGSLTTPPCTEGVNWTIIKRVRTISAAQVKLLRRAVHDSAESNARPLQPLNDRVIELYEPKTSPENQKSPKHE
- the LOC122076025 gene encoding alpha carbonic anhydrase 7-like isoform X3, with translation MEGSSKGPEHWGEIHEEWKACNNGNMQSPIDLLHQRVEVVSELGKLKRDYKTANATLMNRGHDIMLEWEGDAGSIDINGTDYKLRQCHWHSPSEHTINGTRFAAELHMVHESSNLRFAVIGVLYKIGRPDPFLSELEEEINVLADTQNEITIGMVNPKHIKLGGRKYYRYVGSLTTPPCTEGVNWTIIKRVRTISAAQVKLLRRAVHDSAESNARPLQPLNDRVIELYEPKTSPENQKSPKHE